The Terriglobia bacterium genome window below encodes:
- the grpE gene encoding nucleotide exchange factor GrpE, which yields MTKNDEERPSTEIPGDSDDIEILEIEGMTGPIAPPADEEVEVEFDVPSAASGPAATPATEPREDPASQERLIRLQADFENLKKRIEREEAEFRKVATSRLVTSLLPVLDNLERAIATERPEGDDVALRTGVQLIHRQLIEVLRREGLRPVDALGQPFDPAIHEALATEPAPGLPPNTVVEEIQRGYFLHERLLRPALVRVSVREGPVADDSGPREGR from the coding sequence ATGACGAAGAACGACGAGGAGCGCCCCTCGACTGAGATCCCCGGCGATTCCGACGACATCGAGATCCTCGAGATCGAGGGGATGACCGGGCCCATCGCCCCGCCGGCCGACGAGGAGGTCGAGGTCGAGTTCGACGTCCCTTCGGCCGCGTCGGGGCCGGCGGCGACCCCCGCGACGGAGCCGCGGGAGGACCCGGCGAGCCAAGAGCGCCTGATCCGGCTCCAGGCGGACTTCGAGAACCTCAAGAAGCGGATCGAGAGGGAGGAGGCGGAGTTCCGGAAGGTGGCGACGAGCCGCCTCGTGACCTCGCTCCTTCCGGTGCTCGACAACCTCGAGCGGGCGATCGCCACCGAGCGACCCGAGGGGGACGACGTGGCGCTCCGCACCGGCGTCCAGCTGATCCACCGGCAGTTGATCGAGGTCCTCCGGAGGGAAGGGCTCAGGCCGGTGGATGCGCTGGGCCAACCGTTCGATCCCGCGATCCACGAGGCGCTGGCCACCGAGCCGGCGCCGGGGCTTCCGCCGAACACCGTCGTGGAAGAGATCCAGCGCGGCTACTTCCTGCACGAAAGGCTGCTACGCCCGGCCCTGGTGCGCGTGAGCGTGCGCGAAGGTCCGGTCGCGGACGACTCCGGTCCCCGGGAGGGACGGTAG